Below is a window of Gracilinanus agilis isolate LMUSP501 unplaced genomic scaffold, AgileGrace unplaced_scaffold57769, whole genome shotgun sequence DNA.
gtcctattcctttctctccttcccatggGCCCCAGACACATAGACGCACACGCCTAAGGTCCTTCCAGCCGAGGgtgtctcccctctccccacccactTCAGGCGCTGGGCAATTTGGGGAGCAGAGAGGGCGCTGTAAAGTACAACAGTAGCCTCCTAACCGAGCCTCCGCCTCCGCAGCCTCCACCCTCAAATTCAGCGTTCTGACGCTGCCAGATTAATCTCTAAGCATACATGAATCACGTCACTAGCTTAGATAATGCCGGAGGCTAAAGACTCTGGCAGATAAAACATTGgcgctggaagggaccttagaggccatttggtccatcccttcattttacgagctgcagaaactgaggccaggaaagGGAGGGCCACTTTTTCACGGTGACCTCAAAAATAGGTGGCCGAACTCGGATTGGAGCCCCTACTCTCTCCCGACTCCTAGATGACTCCCCACTGACAAGACTTGGTAGAAATTCCATTTATGGCCCTCCTCAATCGAATTTCAATTCAACAGTCCAGCTTTATCTCATACCACTCCCTTTCCTGAACTCTGAGACGACTGGGTCCCCCGGTGTCATCTCGTCCTCTCCAAGTCCCTGCGCCCCAGTGGAATCCCCTCTAGCCCACCCCTATCTGCTCCAATCCTTCCCTTCCCGTAAACCCCGTCTCTGATCCCCCACTCCTCCCTAGCAAGAAAGCCTTCCCAGACTCCCCAGGTGAAAGCGATCTCTTCCCTTCTCACATTTTCCACTCCTCAGGATTCTCCTTTGCACTTACCTCACTGTTCCCGTATCAGAGCTATTTGTGTATAAGCCCTTCCCTGAATTAGAAGCATTATGGTGGAGTGAacagaacactgaatttggagtttgCCCCTTGGCTTTTGTGGCAGATTACTGTGGGATTGTGGGcaaatcccttcccctctctaggtctcagttttctcattactGCTCTCCATCAGACAATAGGGCCTTATGTAGTATCTATCTTTGTAACTCCAGGAGCacagaggcacttaataaatgtttatatagtaGCTGGTGGGGTGTAAGTTGATCAGGTTTTaccatttactttatttatttattttgcatttaattttaatctttttctcaattgcatataaacaaaaattaactttttttttttttaaagctcagttCCATggtctctccctcactccctctctttcccaggatcctatttaggggcagctaggtggcccagtggatagagagttgagCTGGGAATCCAGTCGATCTGGCTTCAtatacttactgactgtgtgaccttagataagttatttaacttctttgcctcagttccctcaactataaaatggggataataatagcacctgtctcccatggttgttgtgaggataaaaggggaaaaaatgtataaaacactTAACATGgtacctggaacataataggtgctatataaaagcAAGTTGTCATGATTGACTTCCAATTGCTCATTGgatgaaattatagaaaaaaagaggCAGGTAACTGAGAAAACCAAGTGTTAAAGTCTGAAAAGAAGCTCAAGAACCCATCTACACAACTGTAGGCTCTCTTCAACCAGGGGCACACTCTCCCATCTGCACAAATTCAGCTCTTGGAAAGAACGggctcagtcttttttttttttttttttaatttctttagaatattttcccatggttacattgGGCTCAGTCTTAAAGCTACTGAGACCCACATGTAGGGAATGCATCCTTCTAGACAGGAGAGTCCATGAAAGAATCCCCACCAAATTCACTGCAGAGAGTGGCATCACAGGTGAACAAATTGCTCCTTGGCTCCATTGGCTTAGATCCTTGTAGACCATGACATCTCAACAGACCAGTCTATCTGTTCCTGGGCTCAGTCAAACATATCACTCCTGAAGGCTGGTTCCTCAATGGATTTATTGCTTGCTCCTGGTTCCAAAGTTCTCTTAACAATTTGATTTGTCGAGGAGACAACTTATACCTTTTCTAACTAACCTGGTAGCAAGCAGGTCTATTCTATCTTCATATACTTATTCATCTAAGATTAGGAAAGaagaaacacaacaaaaacagaaGCCATATATTTAGGGACACATGTTAGGTAGCCTGAGAACATAAGGCTACCCCTTCTTTCTACAGAGGTCCATAGCAGTTCTTACTCACTGGAAAGCTGCCAGGAAGAAAAAATAGGAGATCATTAGATTATACCTTTTTTTGTAAGTACCCTCAGTTCTGATGAAATCTCTCCATTATCAGTTCTTCCATCTTCTCAACCAACCTATAGACTTTTCAACATAACCCAAACAAGCTTCTAGAGTTGGGTTGGCAGGAAGTAGGAGTTATTGTTTATAATCCATGTAACCAAAGGCAAATCTTTCCATAGTTGAAGGAGTAAGGGAGAAAGTCAGAGAAATGTGGATCATTTTTTATGATATGATGCCAAATGAAGTTAGCAGAATCAGGAAGAAAAATGCAATGATCACCatattaatggaaaagaaaataacactaaAAAGGAAGTCTAGCCCTAATAAATTATCGATGCCTGTCCTGATTCCAGAGAACAGACAATGAAACAAACCTCCTTTCTAGTATGTTACATAACAGCCCAATCAAACTCAAAACTCTAGAGTGgggccagaaccagattaaaatataatttgggaaatgttgaataaaataaataaaaatgcaatataatACAGATAATgtaaatttgtggttttctaagtcaatatgtggctcaCCGGAATCAGTTTCTGTTTCAGTTTGACACCACTGTTGTAAACAGTTGTTATAAACATGGAGGATACCATGTCAATTAGTTGTACTTAACTGTTTCCATgttaaaagagaaatttcaaaGGGAGTGTATCTAGGGCTATATCCAGAAATGACAAACGccatcaaggaaaaaaaagttctattttGATGTCTCATCTTGGCCTGGAGGTGACCTCAAGTTCTCAAAGGTTATATGAATGAGGTGTAAATTCTGACAAGTTCTATCTACCATGTTGGAAAAAAAGATGGGGCTGACTTTTCTTCCAGGAACAGCCTACCTAAGAATAGAGTTTCATTACTAGTAGGCTGGCCATCTGATAATAAATCCTTTGGCCATGGCAACCCAAAACttacttaaaaatgtaaaaataattttagaaaatgttgcTCATTTGTTATATCCTTGCATATATGATTCTTATTATTTTAGAGTCACCTTCTCCTAACCATAATGTAAGACTCTTCCCCTCCTGCTCTCCTCCTGGGGGGTGAAGTTATTTAGGGTCCTCCCCACTCCTAGGCACAGGCTGGGCCACTGGGCATTAGGCTTATCAGTGTGTTATAGAGTAGGGAGAGAATGTACTCTTTGTGATTTGGGAAGCCCAATGATAGAGAGAAAGcaagactctaaatcagtgattcccaaattggatgccactgccccctggtgggtgctgcatcaatcaagggaagcagtgatggccacaggggcatttatctttcctattaattggtattaaaatttttaaaaattaatttctaggggcattaagtaatattttttctggaaagggggcgataggccaaaaaagtttggggaccactgccCTAAATTAAGAAGTCAAAGGATTTAAATTCAGTCTCATCTGATTCCTAATAACACTGTGAGTACAACAAATACATAGGGGCAAAAAGGATAGAGCattggcctgaagtcaggaagacctgaattaaaattcagtttcagacacttactagctgtgtgccctgggCTTAACccagtgtgcctcagtttcctcatctgtaaaatgatctggagaaggaaatggcaagccaatccactatccttgccaaggaaaccccaaatggggtcacaaagagttgggtatGACTCAACAACACACAGATTGGGAACATGAATGGAAAATAGGTTGgattggaatcaggagacctgactTCTAGCTGTGTAGTAagaggtaagtcacttcatctcagagtctcagtttctttatttgtaaaatgagagtgataaCATCCAAAGGATGTGAGAAAAGTtttggaagtttaaaaaaaactgtcaaTTATTATTCtctgagtctccatttcctcctctatagataactattgttgttgttgttcaattctGTTCAGCTCTTTGTGATTTTGTATACTATACCATGCCAACGCTGTCCaagagattttcttgacaaaaatactggagtagtgtgccatttccttatccagtggattaaggcaaacagaagttgtgacttgccctggtTCACATAGCCTATATAAGTAGATATATACTTTAGGAGATCAActgacaaatatttaataaaggtcTACTATGTGCTATGCACTGGAGCtatcaagaaaagcaaaaaacaatgcttcttctcaaggagctcagacaataggcaaacagctatgtacaaaaaAGTTCTAatgcaggataaatgggaaataatcaaagCACTGGGaagttttgtgttgttttttaaacccttaccttctctcttagactcACACTAAGCGCCccttccaagagagaagagcaataaagggtGGGCAAATGGGTTTAAgcgacttgccctgggtcacacaggcagtaagtgtCTGTAAAATAGGAGTGAAAACATTACAAGGCTGTGAAAAGGgggttttgtaaatcttaaaagaatATGGAAATTATTATTCTCCTGGATGTGTAAAGCAGTGTGCAAACTTTAAAGCTGCTTTAGGAATGGCGGTGATGATGGCGACGCTGTAAAATAAGGGCAGCGGACAAGATGGTCTCTAGCAGTTTGAAATCGTATAAAAAACGCTGTTTCTTGATCTGTGAAATGGGTACAGTCACTGCCTTCGCTCATGGGGCCACTGAAGAGGTCAGGATATGAATGAGAGCCGGTACTATTTCACCTCCTGCCCCGCCAGGCCCCTATCCCCAAAACCCCTCTTTCAAGGATGCCCCAGGAACACAGGTATCTCAGCCGAAATTCAGACCTCTCCAACCGCTCTCGCTCTCTCTGGGAACGTGCGCTGCAAGAAGCCGAATCTGCACATGGCCGGCAGGGGACGCTGCAGCCTCGGCCCGAGCCTCCGTCTCCTCTTGGTGCTCCCACCTTTATTATTCCCTGACTGTCCCCGCTCGCGAGCCAGAACTTCCGGCGAGGGCGGAACCTCAGTGTCACAGAGTGCGAGACGCGGGCGGCCGAGCGCGCCGAGAGACACCGGCGTCCTCGGCAACTTCCGGCCGTGGAGGCGGCTGGGGGAAAATGGAGACGATTTTGGAACAGCAACGGCGCTACCATGAAGAAAAGGAGCGGCTCATGGACGTTATGGCCAAGGAAATGCTCATTAAGAAGTCCACGGTAAGCGGCCGGAAAGAGGACGACTGCgcgagggaggggagaaagagaaaaaaaaaagcggCCACATCCGGGATcctgcccctcctcctccttGGGGCCCCTGCCAGACCCCAGGATTCCCTCCTCTCGGCTATCTTCCGGGACCCCCACGTTCACTTCGGGGATGTACATCCAGCGGAGGTGGGCGTGAGGAGGCTTCGCGGGCGGGACTGTGCCCACACTAATCTGGGGGTAGAGTAGGTCTGTGGCCGGGAGGAAGGGAAATGTGGAGGGTCCCTGGGAGGTTGAAGCTGACCGAGTCTGTGTCTGTCCCCTTCAGCTCCGGGACCAGATCAATTCGGACCATCGCACGCGGGCTATGCAGGACGTGAGTGCTGGGATGGGGCGGGTCCAAAAGCTGTTAAGAGTGTAAGGCTCTTGAGGGCAGGCACCGTCATTCCGTTTGTATCCCCAATTATCCTTGTACCCTGTTCATACTTAGCTGTTAGCATTTGGTCTTCCCTATGAGACTGTGAGCGTCTTAGAGCAGCGAttggtttggttttttcttttttaaaaatatttcccactcgccttagaatcagtactgtatcaATAATGTAacggttccgaggcagaagagtggtaagggctaggtaatgggagttcaCTAACTTGTCCAGtatcatatagttaggaagtatccaaggctagattgaactcaggacctcccatctgtaggccggGTTCTCAAACtattgagccacttagttgctcccttgtttttttctttcttaagattCTTAGTCTTTTGTCCAAGGTTTGCTGCAGTTTTGGGGGGTGGAaactttaataaatttttattgactgactgacatagtaagcttaattaatgcttatttgaTTTTGCCAGAGGCAGAGAAGCAGAGGCATTGGGCTGTAGTGCTCAGGCCATGGTGCTCTGTCCATCAGTCAGCAAGTGTTTTTCCTATGGGCCAGGTGcagtgctaagcactaggaacaCAAACCAGGGGAAAAGATTAGGTAGTCCCTATTGCCCTCTAGGAGTTCACATTAGTTCGTTTCAACTCTAACCCTTAACTACCTCCTCTTTGCAAAGACCCAGTATTTAATTTTGGAGGCAGCTACCAGGGAAGGAAGAGATTAGAATCTCAGAAGGAATGGACAGGAGAGCTTGAATCTAGTCCCCTACCTGATCTTGACTTCTCTCTGGTCCTCTATGCCCTTTTGGACTACCTAAGTCCCTCATGTAATAATGTCTTTTCCACAGCTTATAGACAGGGAAATAGGAatgctgaatttgaatcctaactcttgctttgagtcaggaagacttaggttacTTTAGATAAGCCTTAGATACATCTTGAGtagctttggacaagtcactttaccactttcagtctcagtttactcatctataaaatagggataatattagcacctacctcccaaagttatTGTGTGTGAGGTAAAAATGAGATGATGCTTGTGAAGAGTTTTGTAGaccttaaaactatataaatgccaatgaTTATTAGTTTTTCACATAATCTTTGGTGTTCTGTTTTCTAAAACACCTATAATCCTATTTTCACACGATTGGGTAAAGCACTTTATAGCCTTTGAATTATTGTAGTAATGTAAGTTGTAGTAATGACTGTAAACCAGCAATgtagaaatgttttacataactTCATATATATAATGGTATTGTATTTTTTGCCTGCTCAGtggtggagaaaggagagagagagaattcagaactgaaaagaaaaatttttttactattaCCAGCACCATTGATGCTACTTCTGGCCTGTACTCCCTCTGTCCTGTGTGGTGACAAGGAATTGCTTTATGTTGATgaggggtttgttttttttttttgccttttagagGTATATGGAAGTCAGTGGAAACCTGAGAGATTTGTATGATGACAAGGATGGGTAAGTGGCAGTTCTGGGTAGCACTGGGTCATGTGTGGGTTCTTCTGGGAATTTTTCCAGTGCCTGTCATTCTGTTGACTCtgatcttatttgttttttgatcctTCTTGGAATTTCAGATTAAGAAAGGAGGAGCTCAGTGCTATTTCAGGACCAAATGAATTTGCAGAATTCTATAATAGACTGAAACAGATAAAAGAATTCCACCGGAAGCACCCAAATGAGGTAAGCTCTAAGGGTTGTTGATGAACTTTTTGAGTGAGCCAAGGATTACTACAGGAGGAAGCAGTAGGGAGGAGAGACATTACTGCTCTTTGGTTTATTTTTACTTGTCTGTACCTTAAGAGTTGCTTTAATGACCTTTAATACATGAGCAAGTGGCAGTATTTTTATCATTGTAAAATAGACTTTGGCAACTGTTATCTCCATCTTTCCTAGTTTTCTTTAATACCCTTTCCTATAAAAGCATGTTATGCATGACTCTAgagattatttattcttttatgataaatagacattttggcatggtggcacagtagatagagtactagacttagAGTGagaagaagacctaggttcaaatcctgcctctgatactagctgtttgaccacAGATATTCAACCTCCCGTGGTTGTCATATGTATTTTACAAGCTTTAAAATATTGCATGAATGTCAATTATATGACTAGTATGATATGTAGCTATGTAATTGATTACACTATTTGTTGAGTGCATGTTgtctggaagaaatgaaagaagtctAAGGCTTGGTTTTTGCCTTGAATGTCTGACTATCCCATCAGAGAGACATATTTAAGGACCAGATAATATATAGCCATGGTGTAGTGGAAAGTGTTGACTTAGGCTCAGGACTTTCCCCTATACCCAGGAGAACTGGGTTTTAGTTAAATTCTGGTACTAATaagctgtatgactttgagcaagttattATTTTGTGTCTCTGAATTTGCAAAAAGAAATGGTTGGATTGAATGACCACTAAGATCCCTCCAGCCCTGACCTTCCATGATTCTGAGTGACATAGGCAATAAGTGCTAAAttaatttaaaggaaagaaagtggggGGAAGGGGTGAAGAAGGGATAAGCTTTCTTTGAGAGTGGGGATTTGAACTTGATCTTCAAAAATGGTTAGGTAGAGAAGTGGGAAGAGAATTCCAGGGTCAGGGAGTGCCATGAGAAAAGGTACAGAAGGAAGAATAAACAAGATGTGCTTGAGGAACAAGGAGTAAAGCAGCCTTGAATGGAAGGTCATGCTGGATTTTAGCAGGAGATGAGGAAAGGTAATTTGAGATTAGGCTATAATACCTTGATTTTCAGACTTTAGGATTTAGGTTTATCTTGTTGGAAGTGGAGAATCAGCAGAGGCTTTTTAGGAAGCTTgttaaa
It encodes the following:
- the LOC123256311 gene encoding splicing factor 3A subunit 3-like, whose translation is METILEQQRRYHEEKERLMDVMAKEMLIKKSTVSGRKEDDCAREGRKRKKKAATSGILPLLLLGAPARPQDSLLSAIFRDPHVHFGDVHPAELRDQINSDHRTRAMQDRYMEVSGNLRDLYDDKDGLRKEELSAISGPNEFAEFYNRLKQIKEFHRKHPNEICVPMSVEFEELLKARENPSEEAQNLVEFTDEEGYGRYLDLHDCYLKYINLKASE